A window from Fusarium musae strain F31 chromosome 8, whole genome shotgun sequence encodes these proteins:
- a CDS encoding hypothetical protein (EggNog:ENOG41), whose product MACGLLTLCVSALLATASAVKPVVKPADVVFVNGEIYTMCPSNGHASALAVRGGKIEYVGSKKSADKYIGKNTKVIDLKGKMAMPGLVDSHMHVLSGGLFLLKCDLSYQTLPIEDVLEHIQGCIDGETGKTDDDWLEVVNMDYAGLVEKSGDVGKKQLDKLNTQRPIIIRSSDYHTVLANSRALELSDIDSSTKDPADGKIVRLPGSQEPSGALSDGASALLAGPPPPTAEENVQAGRAALKLLREAGITTFQEAAAGEEHHTLFSTIKAEDGLSARAYFDYRIEAPKSIDGVSALVKDVVKKLTPWHDNKVIGPKPTLKWQAIKAFIDGVITYPANTAALIDPYWAPLNSSNLNGKWAPDKNSLNNPYWNPAVLTKTLELLFLAGFDAQLHVDGDLAVRVGLNAAESFRKKYPHKDFRLGLAHDELSHEKDWPRFAKLKVDPIVSYQWAQLSSFYIPNTFKSLADYRKDNLQAWAEIEKAGRPLVYGSDWPIDPLDEFLALKVAVTRSGDPQNPNSPASQGPPFDGKFPGNGISRTSALQSITINGARFLRADKQIGSLEVGKLADIIILQNNFFKVPESKLGRQKVLLTMVGGEVVYVAEGQNFGVKAKFPNDDKTSAKLARRTIGGFNANALSERAKADAAKLRKRGTCVHRH is encoded by the exons aTGGCTTGTGGTCTTCTCACTCTTTGCGTCAGCGCGCTTCTCGCTACGGCGAGCGCTGTAAAGCCCGTCGTCAAGCCCGCAGATGTAGTATTCGTCAATGGCGAGATCTACACCATGTGTCCGTCCAACGGACATGCATCAGCTCTCGCCGTGCGCGGCGGAAAGATTGAGTACGTCGGCAGCAAGAAATCCGCCGACAAGTACATTGGCAAGAACACAAAGGTCATTGATCTCAAGGGAAAGATGGCCATGCCTGGTCTCGTCGACTCGCACATGCACGTTCTCTCTGGTGGCCTGTTTCTTCTCAAGTGCGATCTGAGCTACCAGACGCTGCCAATTGAGGATGTGCTAGAGCATATTCAGGGTTGCATTGATGGCGAGACTGGCAAGACGGATGATGATTGGCTTGAGGTTGTCAATATGGACTATGCTggtcttgttgagaagagcgGAGATGTTGGAAAGAAGCAgcttgacaagctcaacacccagcgacccatcatcatccgaTCCAGCGACTACCATACCGTCCTCGCCAATTCGCGCGCTCTCGAGCTCTCCGACATCGACTCCAGCACCAAGGACCCCGCCGATGGCAAGATTGTTCGTCTTCCTGGTAGCCAGGAGCCCTCTGGCGCTCTCTCAGATGGCGCTTCTGCCCTCCTCGctggtcctcctcctcccaccGCTGAGGAGAACGTCCAGGCCGGTCGCGCtgctctcaagcttcttcgcGAGGCTGGCATCACTACCTTCCAGGAAGCCGCTGCTGGTGAGGAGCATCACACTCTCTTCAGCACCAtcaaggctgaagatggTCTCTCTGCGCGCGCGTACTTCGACTACCGCATCGAAGCGCCCAAGTCAATCGACGGTGTTTCCGCGCTCGTCAAGGAtgtcgtcaagaagcttaCTCCTTGGCATGACAACAAGGTCATTGGTCCCAAGCCTACACTCAAGTGGCAGGCGATCAAGGCCTTCATCGACGGTGTTATCACTTATCCTGCCAACACCGCTGCTCTGATTGATCCCTACTGGGCACCCCTCAACAGCTCCAACCTCAATGGCAAATGGGCCCCCGATAAGAACTCCCTCAACAACCCTTACTGGAACCCTGCTGTTCTCACCAAGACCCTCgagcttcttttccttgcTGGCTTTGACGCTCAATTGCACGTCGATGGCGACCTTGCTGTCCGTGTCGGTCTCAATGCTGCTGAGTCGTTCCGCAAGAAGTATCCCCACAAGGACTTCCGTCTCGGTCTTGCTCACGATGAGTTGTCGCATGAGAAGGACTGGCCTCGCTTTGCTAAGCTCAAGGTCGATCCTATCGTCAGTTACCAGTGGGCGCAGCTCAGCTCATTCTACATCCCCAACACGTTCAAGTCTCTCGCCGACTACCGAAAGGACAATCTTCAGGCTTgggctgagattgagaaggcGGGTCGACCTCTTGTTTATGGAAGTGATTGGCCT ATTGATCCTCTCGATGAGTTCCTCGCACTCAAGGTCGCCGTCACCCGCTCCGGTGATCCTCAGAACCCCAACTCCCCCGCATCTCAAGGCCCTCCCTTCGACGGAAAGTTTCCAGGCAACGGAATCTCCCGCACATCCGCTCTTCaatccatcaccatcaacggcGCGCGTTTCCTCCGCGCAGACAAGCAGATCGGCTCTCTCGAAGTAGGCAAGCTCGCAGACATTATCATCCTCCAaaacaacttcttcaaggtcCCCGAGTCCAAACTCGGCCGCCAGAAGGTTCTGCTTACCATGGTCGGCGGCGAGGTGGTTTATGTGGCTGAAGGGCAGAACTTTGgcgtcaaggccaagttcCCTAACGATGACAAGACCAGCGCTAAGCTCGCCCGTCGAACTATCGGCGGCTTCAACGCCAACGCGCTATCAGAGAGGGCCAAGGCCGATGCGGCCAAGCTTCGAAAGCGCGGCACTTGCGTTCATAGGCATTAG
- a CDS encoding hypothetical protein (EggNog:ENOG41): MLSSSYAPAPKTITRSRTGCAVCKSKRPLRWKAGSKSPKDVAETPRSDVTAEPQPSSAYVPYQTQPAEQFVNNFYDPELMDQLNEAMNPGCVDTQGQETLDTALPLMQFPDDVLQLYPEQALGQTPDTIGQGSADERLWPVATITPTQHIPPTQATSQALTRHEPQNQTVETVGEMPLAHALQDYSSVLVEYYFKEVCGMMSCYDSPMNPYRTTISNMWSGSQSLYYITQSMAAACLSEVSPNFTPVGRQLRDQAMICLSREAKIAQLETSSLLALVMLGMSLSWHDPSSLGQLQFDVLSRMVQSAEARGDALAVADKKKEFFFYNSLVYWKMLLSFVTDVDSSTRHVQPQPVPPECLDLQEPRMPHPQTGIGIEVQELVAKVGSLVRKERKRIRSRRFVSQEDIHRAQEAMIVSDQLHSELCAIRLPTENDIVDAGDDLTPANHLVSIAEAYRCTGLLQLYRNFPDLLAPYIQSGSPNNQAFQSGSPDAASNYPDDRTLADTWLTCLALHVLDLVKDIPTTSRSRSIQPLLFVSICSEMSLNRSYCGISNLQQPPVASIATSTRFRVPLAGLDVLQARKTIISRLSAFENILAAKPIRQMLTLVKKTWSCMDEEKQDVYWMDVMMENGYETLMG; the protein is encoded by the exons ATGCTGTCCTCATCATAcgcaccagcaccaaaaaCAATCACCAGATCACGCACTGGCTGTGCCGTCTGCAAATCCAAGAGA CCGCTGCGATGGAAAGCTGGCTCCAAGTCCCCGAAGGATGTCGCGGAGACACCTAGGAGCGATGTCACTGCTGAGCCGCAGCCGAGCTCGGCATATGTGCCTTATCAGACTCAGCCGGCTGAGCAGTTTGTTAACAATTTCTATGATCCGGAACTTATGGATCAACTCAACGAAGCTATGAATCCCGGATGCGTTGATACGCAAGGCCAGGAAACGCTAGATACTGCTTTGCCTCTCATGCAATTCCCGGATGACGTGTTACAGCTATATCCGGAACAAGCGCTTGGACAGACACCTGATACCATAGGACAAGGGTCCGCCGATGAGAGACTTTGGCCTGTCGCTACCATTACTCCAACACAGCACATTCCACCAACGCAAGCGACCTCACAAGCCTTGACTAGACACGAGCCTCAAAACCAAACCGTCGAGACTGTTGGCGAGATGCCTTTGGCTCATGCCCTTCAGGACTATTCGTCTGTCTTGGTAGAGTACTATTTCAAAGAGGTTTGCGGAATGATGTCCTGCTATGACAGCCCAATGAACCCGTACCGAACTACCATCTCGAATATGTGGTCTGGATCTCAATCACTTTACTACATCACGCAAAGCATGGCAGCTGCTTGTCTATCCGAAGTATCACCGAATTTTACTCCCGTCGGTCGCCAGCTTCGAGATCAGGCTATGATCTGTTTATCACGAGAAGCCAAGATTGCTCAACTCGAGACATCATCTTTACTTGCTTTAGTTATGCTGGGGATGAGTCTTTCGTGGCATGATCCCAGTAGTCTTGGTCAACTGCAATTCGACGTTCTATCCCGGATGGTTCAGTCCGCCGAGGCCCGAGGCGACGCCTTAGCAGTcgccgacaagaagaaggaattctTCTTTTACAACTCCCTTGTTTACTGGAAAATGTTGCTTTCCTTTGTCACGGACGTGGATTCAAGCACAAGACATGTTCAGCCTCAACCAGTACCTCCAGAATGTCTTGACTTACAAGAACCGCGCATGCCTCACCCGCAGACAGGAATCGGTATTGAAGTTCAAGAACTCGTTGCCAAAGTTGGAAGTCTTGTACGAAAGGAACGGAAGAGGATTCGTTCAAGGCGATTTGTGTCTCAAGAAGATATCCATCGTGCTCAAGAAGCTATGATTGTCTCGGACCAGCTGCACTCTGAGTTATGCGCAATTCGGCTTCCAACAGAGAACgacattgttgatgctggtgaCGACTTGACTCCGGCTAACCATCTAGTCAGCATTGCTGAAGCTTATCGATGTACGGGCTTGCTTCAATTGTATCGCAACTTTCCGGATCTTCTGGCGCCTTACATACAATCTGGAAGCCCAAACAACCAAGCGTTCCAGTCAGGATCTCCAGATGCTGCGAGCAATTATCCAGATGACAGAACATTGGCAGATACGTGGTTGACTTGTCTAGCTCTCCACGTGCTGGACCTAGTCAAGGATATCCCGACTACGTCTAGAAGTCGGTCTATCCAACCACTGCTATTTGTTAGTATCTGTAGCGAGATGTCTTTGAACAGATCGTACTGCGGGATTTCGAATTTACAGCAACCTCCAGTGGCAAGCATCGCGACTAGCACAAGGTTCAGAGTGCCTCTGGCTGGTCTTGATGTACTGCAAGCCAGAAAGACTATCATTTCACGTCTTTCTGCTTTTGAAAACATTTTGGCGGCAAAGCCTATTCGTCAGATGCTGAcgcttgtcaagaagacgTGGTCTTGCATGgacgaggagaagcaggaTGTGTATTGGATGgatgtcatgatggagaaTGGGTATGAGACTTTGATGGGATAG